The genomic stretch TGGCCTGCGGCCGGCCGACCCTGCCTACCGCAGGCTGATGACCGCACGGCGGGGCCTGACTGCCCTGCTGGGACAGTTATGGCTGCCTCTGGATTGGCAGCCGACAATCCGCCCCGGTGCCAGGGATGACAGGTTGCCCGAGGTTCGCAACCGGCTTGAAGCGCTGGGTGACCTGCCCCCTCAACCGGATAGCTCCGGCGATCCCCTGCGGTATGACGCCCCCCTGGAGCAGGCAATTGCGCGGTTCCAGGCGCGTCACGGGCTGGAACCCGACGGCCTGATCGGGCGCGACACCTTCCGGGCCCTGGATCTGATGCCCGTCGAGCGCCTGCGCCAGATTGATGCCACCCTTGAGCGCTGGCGCTGGTTGCCCGAATCCCTGGGCGACACCTATGTCCTGGTCAACATCGCCGGCTACGAACTGAAAATGGTGAAAAACGGCGAGGAGGTGCTGCGCAAGCGGGTGATTGTCGGGCAACCTTTCCGGCAGACCCCGGTGTTCAGCGACCGAATCCGTTACCTGGTATTCAATCCCAGCTGGACGGTTCCGCGCAAGCTGATGATCCAGGACCAGCTACCTCAGATTATCCACGATCCAGAATACCTCTCACGCCTCAATATCAGCGTTTATCGCGGGTGGGGAGCAGACCGGGAAAAAGTCGATCCGGCGACCATCGACTGGCAATCACTGAACCGGAATAACTTCCCTTACCAACTGGTTCAGGAGCCCGGCCCGAAGAATGCGCTGGGGCAAGTGAAGTTCATGTTCCCCAACCAGTACGACGTCTACCTACACGATACGCCGGGGCGCGGCCTCTTTGCCCGGGCCGCGCGTTCCTTCAGTTCCGGCTGTATCCGGGTCGAACAACCGTTCGATCTGGCGGAGCGGCTGCTGGCGAGTGCGCGGGATTGGCCGCGCCAGCGAATCGACAGCCTGGTGGCGACAGCAGAATCGCAAACCGTGGTATTGCCAGCACCCGTGCCGGTGCATATCCAGTACTGGACCTCTTGGATAGACGCCGAAGGCCGCCTGCAGTTCCGGAATGACATCTACAACCGCGATACCCGGCTGATCCAGCAACTCCGACAACCGGCATCCGGTGAAGGCCAACATCTGACGCCGGTTACTGCCTCCGAAAACGCTCCAATACTTCCTTCCACTGCCAAAAGGAGTGATCCACCAAAGCTGGATTGACAATATTGCCAAAAGGAATATCCTAATTTCTTTTGTTTATTATTGGAGGCGAACAATGACAATCCTCTCCCAATGGATTCTTGCTGGCGCCCTTATCGGCCTGGCGACCGGAGTCAACGCTGCCGGCGGCGACCCAGAAAAGGGCGCACAACTGGCAGCCCAGGGTGATGGCACTGGTGCCCCCTGTGCGGCGTGCCACGGCGCCGATGGGTCCGGCAACAACGCCGCCGGCTTCCCTCGCCTGGCGGGCCTTGATTCCGGGTACCTGGCCAAGCAGATGCTGGACTACAACGCCGGAAAGCGGATAAACCCGGTAATGCAGCCCAATATCAACAACTTCGACGCACAGCAGATACGCGATCTGGCGGCGTATTACGCTGCCATGCCCGTTCCACAAACCTCAACGCCTGCAACGGTCAGTGAGGATGTGCTGGCACTGGGCGAAAAGCTTGCCAACCAGGGTGACTGGGGCAACTACATTCCTCCGTGTTCTTCCTGCCATGGCCCCGGCAACCGCGGTGTCGGTGCAACCTTTCCGGCCATTGCCGGGCAACACCCGAATTACATCCGGTCCCAGATCAATGCCTGGAAAAACAACCAGCGGAACAACGATCCGAACAAGCTGATGACGGCAGTCGCAGAGCGGTTGACCGACGAACAGATTGATGCCGTGGCCGCTTATCTGGGCAGCCAGAGTGCAACCGCTGAATAACAGGAGGCAGAGCCATGACACTCAAGCACACGATTTCCCTGCTCGCCGGCCTGCTGGTGGCCATTACGTTGGCACGCGCCGAACCGGAGGTTCCGGTTGATCTGCCGGCTTTCAAGGAAGGCCAGTACGTTCACCAGGCGCCCACGGTGCAGGACCTGATCGCGAATGAGAACATTCACCCGGAACTCAAAAAGGTCATCCTCAAGGGCCGGGACATGTTCATGAACACCCAGCAGCTTCGCGGCAAATACGTGTTCAATGACCTGAACTGCAAATCCTGCCACATGGGTGAGGGGCGCATGAACTGGTCGGGGCCGGTCTGGCCGGCGGCAACGACCCTGCCGGATTTCCGGGGCAAGAACCAGCATGTAAATTCCCTGGAAGAACGCATTGCCGGCTGCTTCGCGTTCTCCATGAACGGGAAGCCGCCACCCTATGGCAGCGACGATATGCTGGCCATGGTGGCGTATCATAAATGGCTTGCCACGGGTGCGCCGGTGTATGAAAAGAATATTGGTGGCCGCGGGTTCAGTCATCTGGGCCGGGAAAAACCTGAGCTGAGCTACCAGCGGGGCAAAGAGGTTTATCTGGAAAACTGCGCGGTATGCCACGGCGAGAACGGCCAGGGACAGAAAAAGGATGGCGCGGTTGTCTTCCCGCCCTTGTGGGGCAACGGCTCCTACAACTGGGGCGCCGGTATGACCCGGATCTTCACGGCGGCCTCGTTCATCAAGAACAACATGCCGCTCGGGAAACCGGGCTCGCTAACCGATGACGAGGCCTGGCAGGTTGCCAACTTCATCAACTCCCAGGAACGACCACAGGACCCGCGCTACACCGGTAATGTGAAGGAGACCCGTGAGAAATATCTGAACTTCCACAAACACACGAACTATGGAACAGTAGTAAACGGTGATTTACTGGGCGATCACGACAATACTGGCGACAAGCCTTTCCTCAAACCGGATGTTTTGCGGCCCCGAACGTTCGAATAAGGTCACAACGGGCAGGTAACAGGAAGGCAAGGTTCAGGAGATTTTATGCCACGGGTACTGCCTTTCCTTTTTGCACTGCTTCTGCTAAACGGCTGCCAGCTATGGCCCTCCGGGACGGAGGGCAATATTCCCGCGGACCGAATCCTGCTCAGCGCACAGCACTGCCTGAGTGAATACCTTGAAGAACAGGACAGGATCCATTTTGGCCCGTGCCTGAAGATTATCTCAGTTAACGGCGAGAAGCCCGTGGTCAGGCAGGGTGGCTTCATCGAGCTGCCGGTGGCCACGGCGCTGCGCCTGCAGACCACCTGTGTCTACCGCCATGCCGATGGCACGCCGATTCCCGCCACGGTGAGCACTGCCCCGTTTGAGATACAGACCAACACCTTCCCTTCCGGCGGACAGCGCTGGTATCTGCACGCGCACAGGCAGGCCCGTGGCGTGACGGGTTGCGAGCCAACCCTGGCCAGGTCCCTCTATCCCACGTACAAAACGGATTAGGCCAGTGCCCCCCGATTCCGCCACCTCCCCCGGCAACCATGACCATCACCTCCGGCTTCACGATGGCCGCCAACTGGCCTATACCGACCTGGGCGACTCTCTCGGGCATCCACTGCAATTCGGACACGGCATGCCCGGATGCCGGCTGGAGGGCCAGTTTCTCCACGCCCAGGCGCAGCGCCACGGGTTCCGCGTCATCACGCCGGATCGCCCGGGATCGGACGGTCGGATTACCGGGAGCGGCAGACCCTGCTGGAATACCCAGACGACATTCGACAGCTGATCGATGCCCTGAACCTGCCGCGCTTTTGCCATCTCGGCTGGTCCAGCGGCGGCTCCCGGGTCGGGCCCGGCCTGAGCGGCCGTCGGGCCATGTCATCGGACAATCCTCCTGACCAGAACAATCGTTCAAAAATCCTGACAGGCTGAGTCGATATTCTTCGCTTTAAGTAAGCGCACCTTGGCCGGATAGTAGATGCCCAACAATTCACTGACACGTGAGGGTATCTATGAGCGACGTGATGCAATCCAACAAATTCAAATCCATCGAGCTACCTAACCGGTTCGCCCTGGCCCCCATGACACGCACCAGCGCAGAACCCGACGGCACACCCAACAGCCTGATGGCCGACCATTACGAAGGCTATGCCAAAGGCGGATTCGGCCTGTTGATCACCGAAGGCACCTACACCGACGACAAGGCCAGCCAGGGTTATGCCAACCAGCCTGGCATCATCAACGAAGCCCAGATAGCCGGCTGGAAAACCATCGTTGACCGTGTGCATGCCGCTGGCAGCAAGTTCATGGTTCAGCTGATGCATGCGGGGGCCCAGTTCCAGGCCAACCATTACACCGATCAGCCAATGGGTCCGAGCGCGGTAATGCCCAAAGGCGCTCCGCTGGGCTTTTACGGCGACCAGACACAATGGCAAACGCCGGAAGCAATGACCGAGGCCGATATTAAAGCGGCGGTTGATGGCTTCGCGCAGTCTGCTGCCAATGCCAGGGCCGCCGGTTTTGACGGTATCGAGATTCACGGTGCCAACGGTTACCTGCTCAACCAGTTCCTGAGCACCCATTTCAACACGCGGGACGACAACTACGGTGGCGCACTGGAGAACCGCCTGCGACTGGTGACAAAGGTGGTCCGTGCGGTACGCAAGGCGGTGGGTGCAGACTACCCGGTCGGCATCCGGCTCTCGCAGGGTACGGTAACCGATCCCGACTACCAGCTCCCCGAAGGCGCAGCCGGATTCCGCCAGATCGTCGAGGCGGTACGCGATGCCGGGGCCGATTTCGTCCATACCACCGATGGCGACGTCAACCGGCACCACTTTACCGACGGCGATCAGAGCCTGGCCAGTGTCGCGGCGGCCGTTGAGGGCATTGAGCTGATCATCAACGGCAACATCGATGAAACCAACTACCAGGATGTCGCCAACCAGTTCCCGGGCGCCCTGCTGGCAGTGGGTAAGAAGGCCCTCGCCAATCCGGACTTTGTCCAGCGACTGAAGGATGGCAAGGAAATAGCGGACATCGACTTCGCCATGCTGCAGCCCAAGGCCACCATCGGTAACGAACTGGCCTGGCGCAGGCAGAACGCCGCCTGATCAGCCCAGTCATAACCGAAGTCAGTGCCCGCTGCTATGCTGAAGCTACAAGCCAACAGGAGCATGAATGACGTCTGACATCGGTATTGTCTGGCTGGGCACCCTGGCCAGCCTGTTCGCCGGCCTGGCCACGGGTGTCGGTGCCCTGGCGATTTTCCTGGTACGTTCCGTCAGTCACCGGCTCCGGGATGGCATGCTGGCCGCGGCCGCCGGCGTAATGCTGGCGGCCTCCTTCTTTTCCCTGCTGTTACCAGGGCTTGAATACGGCGAAAAGATCACCGGGCAGTCGTGGAGCGCGGCGCTCATTGTGATCTTCGGCTTGCTGTCTGGTGCCACGGCCCTGCTCTTCGTGCATCAGAAGCTCCCGCACCAGCATTTCGAGCTGGGCCGGGAGGGAGCAGATGTCTCCTATATCCGCGGAATCTGGCTGTTCATTATCGCCATAACGCTACACAACTTCCCCGAGGGAATGGCGGTTGGCGTCGGTTTTGCGGGCGGCGATATCAACAACGGGTATGTGCTTGCCATGGGCATCGGCCTGCAGAATATCCCCGAGGGCCTGGCCGTGGCCTTTTCCCTGCTGGCCATCGATTACTCCCGGCCCAGGGCCTTTGGCATTGCCCTGCTGACCGGCCTCGCCGAGCCCTTGGGCGGCGCCTTTGGTGCCACCCTGGTCTGGCTGGCCGAACCCCTGATGCCCTGGACGCTCGGCTTCGCGGCCGGCGCCATGCTGTTTATCATCAGCAACGAAATCATTCCGGAAACCCACCACCGGCAGTGGAAGATCATGTCCACCTTCTGCCTGCTGGGCGGGTTTGCAGTCATGATGTTTCTGGATGCCACTCTTGGCTAGGCTGCGGCAGCCAGGCTCCAGACTCCGGCCAGCACCTCCAGGGCCTCCGCAATCAGCGGCTCCTCCTGCCGGTCCCGGTGCCAGATAAAGCTCAGTGCACAGGGCAACTGCACCCCTTCGGCAATCACCAGGCCGCGCTCCTGGCGCTCCGTCATGGCCAGGGCATCCCGGGCGAGGCTCAGGCCAACCCCGGCGCGAACCAGGTCCAGCATGCAGGCTTCCTGATCGACCTGGGCGACCCCGTGTGGTGTCAGCCCCAGCGGTTCCAGGACAACCTTGAGCAACCGGTGGTGCACCGAATCCTCCGGCGTAACAATCCAGGGCATGGCAGCCAGCCCGGGCCAATCCGCCGAAGCAATCCGTGGCCCCCAGCCGGCCGGTGCGACCACGTAATAGTGAAACCGGGTGAGCTCCCGGTGCGCCACCTCAGGTGCCAGGGCCCCGGGGCCCACACCGGGCGGGGCCAGAAAGAATCCGACATCCAGCCGGCCATCGCGGACCTGCTCCAGCACGCTGCCACTCATCCCCTGCCGAAGCTCCGTTTCCAGTTGCGGCGCCCGCTCCACCAGCCGGTGCAAAAAGGCGCCCAGGCGAATGAATTCAGGGTCCACAATGGTGCCAATTCTCAACCGCCCCCGGAGGGTGCTGTGCAGTGCCCGGGCGCTCTGCTCAAAGGCCGCAAGCGTTGCCAGCGCCTTTTCGGCCGAAGGCAACAGGGCCTGACCGTCGGGTGTCAGCACCAGGCCCTGGGGCTTGCGCAGGAACAGTTTCAGATCCAGCTCATCCTGCAGTTGCTTGAGTTTCAGGCTGACGGCCGGCTGGGTCAGGTGGAGACGCTGCGCCGCCCGGGACACACTGCCCTCACGGGCAACCGTAACGAACGCCCGAAGGCTCTGAAGTGGGAACATGAACCGCCTCATCTGCGTCGATATGATATAAGTTAAACTTATATTACGAATTTGGAAATCTCAATTGCTTTGGCCCCTGAATCACCCTAGCCTGTTCAATCCATGATCGATGAAAATCCCAAAGGCGTCTCAAAATACTAATAATCGGCGCATCCCAAAGGGTTCACACGGAAACTATCGAGGCACTTATGACCAACGCAACCATCCTGCATTATATCAATGGCGAAATATCTCAGGGCACCTCCGGCCAGGCTCAGGATGTGTTTAACCCGGCAACCGGCCAGGTAACCGGCCAGGTAGCCCTCGCCAACCGTGCCAATGTCGACGCCGCGGTGGCCGCCGCCGATGCCGCCTTCCCGGCCTGGGCGGACACACCACCGATCCGCCGCGCCCGCGTGATGTTCAAGTTTCTGGAACTACTCAACAAACACAAGGATGATCTGGCCCGGGCGATCACCGCCGAACACGGCAAGGTGTTCACCGATGCCCAGGGCGAAGTAGCCCGGGGCATCGACATTGTCGAGTTTGCCTGCGGCATTCCCCAGTTGCTGAAAGGCGATTACACCGAGCAGGTGAGCACCGGTATTGATAACTGGACCACTCGTCAGCCGTTGGGCGTGGTCGCCGGCGTCACGCCGTTCAACTTTCCGGTCATGGTGCCCATGTGGATGTTCCCGGTGGCCATTGCCGCCGGCAATACCTTTGTCCTGAAGCCCAGTCCGCTGGACCCGAGTGCCTCCCTGATGATCGCCGACCTCCTGAAACAGGCCGGGCTGCCGGATGGCGTGTTCAACGTTGTGCAGGGTGACAAGGAGGCCGTGAACGCCCTGATCGAGCATCCGGATGTCCAGGCCCTGAGTTTTGTCGGCTCTACGCCGATTGCCAACCTGCTGTACGAGAAAGGCGCCAGGCACGGCAAGCGAATCCAGGCTCTGGGCGGCGCCAAGAACCATATGGTCGTGATGCCCGACGCCGATCTGGATAAAGCGGTAGACGCCCTGATCGGCGCCGCCTACGGCAGCGCCGGCGAACGCTGCATGGCTATCAGCGTAGCGGTGCTGGTAGGCGATGTAGCGGACGAAATCATGCCCCGGCTGGCGGAACGGGCCCGGGCCCTGAAAGTGAAAAACGGCGAGCAACTCGACGCCGAGATGGGCCCGATTGTCACGGGCGCCGCACACCAGCGCATTACCGGCTACATTGACAAGGGGGTGGCAGAAGGCGCTGAACTGGTGGTTGATGGTCGGGAGTTCGATGCATCAGGCACCGGCGAAGGCTGCCAGCAGGGCTTCTGGATGGGCGGCTCGCTGTTCGACCACGTAACCCCTGAAATGACCATCTATAGAGAAGAGATCTTCGGCCCGGTGCTGGTCTGCGTACGGGTGCCGGATATCGCCACCGCCATTCGGCTGATCAATGAGCATGAGTTCGGCAATGGCGTCAGCTGCTTCACCGAGAGCGGCAACGTGGCCCGGGAATTCGGCCGCCGCATTCAGGTGGGCATGGTCGGAATTAACGTACCCATTCCGGTACCCATGGCGTGGCACGGTTTTGGCGGCTGGAAGCGCTCGATGTTTGGCGACACCCACGCGTACGGCGAGGAAGGGGTGAAGTTCTACACGCGCCAGAAATCCATCATGCAGCGCTGGTCCGATTCCATCGACGCCGGTGCCGAGTTTGTCATGCCAACTGCCAAGTAACGACGGAACCAGCTGTGGAGAACAGGCCATGTCCGACAACAAAAGCGCACAGGGACACCAGGAATTCGATTACATCGTGATCGGCGCCGGCACCGCGGGCTGCCTGCTTGCCAACCGCCTGAGCGCCGATCCGGCCAACCGGGTACTGCTGATCGAGGCGGGCGGCAGGGACAACTACCACTGGATCCACATCCCCGTCGGCTACCTGTACTGCATTGACAACCCGCGCACCGACTGGCGCTTCCGCACCGAGCCGGCGCCCGGCCTCAACGGCCGTTCGCTGATCTATCCGAGGGGCAAGACCCTGGGCGGCTGCTCCAGCATCAACGGCATGCTCTACATTCGCGGCCAGGCGCGGGACTACAATCAGTGGGCAAGCATCACCGGGGAAGATGCATGGGCCTGGGATAACTGCCTGCCCGACTTCATGCGCCACGAGGACCACTACCGGCTGGATGAGGGCGGCGATGCCGACCCGGATCATCACAACTATCATGGCCATGGCGGCGAATGGCGCGTGGAGCACCAGCGTCTGAAATGGAAAGTACTGGAAGACTTCGCCACCGCCTGCGTTGAAGCCGGCATTCCCCGGACCCGGGATTTCAATCGGGGTGATAACGAGGGTGTCGACTATTTTGAGGTGAATCAGCGCGCCGGCTGGCGCTGGAACACCTCCAAGGCCTTTCTTCGGAGCGCGGAAAAACGCCTCAACCTTACCCTCTGGCACTCCACTCATGTAATGCGCCTGGAAACCGAAACCTCCGGAGCCGTCCCCCGATGCACCGGTGTCCGCGTAGAGCGACCCGGAGAAGGCGAGGTCATCGCCCGCGCGACGCGGGAAGTCATTCTCTCCGCCGGCGCCATTGGCTCGCCGCAGCTGCTGCAGTTGTCGGGTATTGGCCCGGCCGGGCTGCTCAACGAACATGGCATTAAGGTGGTTGCCGATCTGCCCGGCGTCGGTGAGAACCTGCAGGATCACCTGCAGATCCGCTCGGTGTACAAGGTGAAGGGTGTCACCACCCTGAACACCATGGCCAATTCGCTGATTGGCAAGGCCCGCATCGGCCTGGAGTACCTGCTCACCCGTTCCGGGCCCATGAGCATGGCGCCTTCCCAGTTGTGCCTGTTCACTCGCAGCTCCGAGGAGTACAAACACGCCAACATTGAATACCACGTGCAACCCCTGAGTCTCGACGCCTTCGGCCAGCCATTGCACGATTTCCCCGCCATCACGGCCAGCGTCTGCAACCTGAACCCCACCAGCCGGGGCACGGTACGCATTCGCAGCAAGGATCCAAAACAGGCCCCGGCAATTGCCCCGAACTACCTGAGCACCCCCGAAGACCGGAAGGTGGCGGCCGATTCACTGCGAGTCACCCGGCGCATCGCCGGGCAGCCGACGTTCATGCAGTATCAGCCCGAGGAGTTCAAACCGGGCCTGCAGTATCAGACCGACGATGAGCTGGCCAAACTGGCGGGCGATATCGGCACCACCATTTTTCACCCGGTGGGCACCACCCGCATGGGGCGCCCTGAGGATGGCATGGCCGTGGTCGATCCACACCTGCGGGTTCGGGGTATCGCCGGCCTGCGAGTGGTCGATGCCGGCGTAATGCCCACCATCACCAGCGGCAACACCAACTCCCCCACCCTGATGATTGCCGAGAAAGCCGCCCGCTGGATCCTGGCCGGTGATTAGTAACTGAACTGGTTGCAGTTTCCAGGTTTTTGCGTGAGATCAGGCTGCTAGAATTGGCAGCCTGATTCACTGACAAAGGACTGATCCGCCATGACACTCGCCACCTGGCTGACCGTGGTAACCATCTGCATTCTGGGCGCCATGTCACCCGGGCCCTCGCTGGCACTGGTACTGAAACAGACCCTGACGGGCGGGCGTCGCAACGGTGTGGTGACAGCCCTGTGCCACGGAGTCGGGGTCGGTATCTATGCGTTTCTGAGCATACTTGGGCTGGCGGCAATCATCACCGCCTCTCCCACCGCCTTCTCGATCCTGCAGTGGGGTGGTGCACTCTATCTGGCCTGGCTGGGTGTCAGGGGGCTGATGGCAAGGCAGCAGACCAACGACGACCTGCCCGAGCCGCCAACCACCCGAAGCGCCGCCCGGGATGGTTTTCTCATTGCCTTCTTCAACCCGAAAATCGCGGTGTTTTTTCTGGCCCTGTTCAGCCAGGTGGTCGGCACCGACACCAGTTTGCTCGGCAAGTTCGGTTATGCCGCCACGGCACTGGTCATCGACACCAGCTGGTATCTGATCGTCGCCTGGCTGTTCTCCAACCCGAAATGGCTGGCACTGCTCCGGCAGAAAGCGGTCTGGTTCGAACGCATTTTTGGCGCCATTCTGGTGGGGCTGGCCGGGCGCATGGTGTCGGGCATTCTGAACGGTAAATAACGGGGCCGCCCTGTCAGCCGGCCAGTGAGACAATATCGTGGTATTCGCGGGTCTGGTCCACCCGCTCGGCAACCGGCTCCGCGGCCAGGCTGCAGACTTCATTGACCATCGCTCGGGCCACCGTCGCGGCCTCGATGCCCCGGTATTTTTCCAGGGGCCCGATCAGCGCCCGGTTGATCAGCGGCATGGCCTTGATGCCCAGGGCCTCCGCGCGACGCTGCTCCCTGCGATCACCCAGTAGCAGGCTGGGGTGGTAAATGGCGAGGTATGGGTAGCCGAGCTCGCGCACCGCATCCTCAAGCTCCCCTTTCACCCGGTTGTAAAAAATGGTTGAAGACGACGAGGCGCCGATGGCCGACATCAGAATAAACGCCCTCGCCCCCTGCGACCTGCCAAGTTCCGCCGCTTTCAGGGGATAGCCCAGGTCCGCCTCTCGGAATGCGGACTGGGAGCCGGCCTTGTTGATGGTCGTTCCAAGGCAGCAGACAATCACATCCACCTTGAACAGATCCGCATGATCCGCCATCCGGCCAAAGTCGATTTCATGCTGCTCCAGTTTCTCGTGCAGGGTCGGCAATTGATGGCGGACCAGCGCAACCACGCGGGAAACCTCGTCTTTGGCCAGCAAACCTTCCAGCACCTTGCCACCGGTAAGCCCCGTAGCACCCAATAGCATCACGTTCATAGCAACCTCTCCCCTGGCAAACCAGTCCCCATCCTATCAAAGACCCGCGGCAACAGGCGCGTCGTTCCGCGGACGTTCAGGGTCGGACGGTGGGAGCTGAGCTACCGGCCGGGCAAAAAAAACACCGGGCAGGGCCCGGTGCAAAAACTGACAACAGATCGTCAGATGGGAGCAATTCAGGCCGCGTCAGTCGCTGACCGGGCCCTCCTTCATGGCCGCCTGCATGCGCCGGCGCAGAATCGGCCCCACCAGTGCAGGCAGTACCAGGCCAAGGCCGGCTACCAGCCAGAACCCGATCGCCAGCGGGCTGGACCACAGCACCATCCAGTCACCGTCGGAGATAATCAGCGCATGACCGAGGTTTTTCTCCATTTCCGGGCCTAGCAGAAGGCCGAGAATGATCGGCACCAGGGGAATGTCCAGCTTGCGCAGGAAGTAGCCAGCCACACCAAAGGCCACCATGAAGTAAAGATCAAAGGTGCTGTGACTGATCGAGTAAACCCCCACGAACGCCACCATGGTTACGATGGGCAGCAGGTACATGGGCGGTATCGATAGCAGCCTGACGAAAATACCCACCATCGGGATATTCAGCACCAGCAGCAGCACGTTGCCAATCAGCAGCGCGGCGATCACGCCCCAGACTATATCGGCGTTCTGGGTGAACATCAGCGGGCCCGGCGTCACGTTCAGGGAGATCAGCATCGCCAGCAGCACGGCGGTGGTGCCACTGCCCGGCACACCCAGGGTGAGCATGGGCACCAGCGCACCGGATGAAGCGCCATTGTTACCCGCCTCTGGCGCTACCACGCCACGGATATCACCTTTGCCAAAATTGCCTTTCCGGCCTACCACCTGCTTCTCCAGGGTGTAAGCGATAAAACTGCCCAGAGAGGCGCCGGCGCCAGGCAGAACACCGGCAATAAAGCCAAGAACGCCGCCCCGCAATTGAGTCGGAATGGTGCTGACCAGTTCCCGGAAGCTCAAGGTCAGCTTGCCCACGATCATCTTTTTGCGGCCGCCGCCCATGCGGGCCTCAACAAAGAACAGCAGTTCGGAGATGGCGAACAGGCCGACGATGGCCAGGATGAAGTCAATGCCCTCGTACAGCTCCAGAATACCGAAGGTGTAGCGCTGGGTACCGGTTGCGATATCAATACCGACGGTGGAGATCATGATGCCCAGGGTCGCTGCAATCACCGTTTTCATGGGGTTTTTACCGGTGATACCACCAAGGGTCGCAAACGCCAGCATGAACAGCGCAAAGTACTCCGCCGGGCCGAACGTCAGGGCAAATTTCGCCAGTATCGGGGCCAGCATGATCAGGCCGATGGTACCGATCAGGCCACCAGTGAACGACGCCACGGCGGAAATGGCCAGGGCATCCGCCGCCCGGCCTTGCTGCGCCATCGGATAGCCATCCAGGCAGGTCATCATGGCCGGCTCATCACCCGGGATGTTCAACAGGATCGAGGAAATCCGCCCGCCGTACATGGCACCGGCATACACCGAGGTCAGCAGGATCATCGCGGTTTCCGGCGGTAAACCCAGGGTGAATGCCAGCGGAATCATGATGGCAACACCGTTGGCCGGGCCCAGGC from Marinobacter subterrani encodes the following:
- a CDS encoding NAD(P)H-binding protein, giving the protein MNVMLLGATGLTGGKVLEGLLAKDEVSRVVALVRHQLPTLHEKLEQHEIDFGRMADHADLFKVDVIVCCLGTTINKAGSQSAFREADLGYPLKAAELGRSQGARAFILMSAIGASSSSTIFYNRVKGELEDAVRELGYPYLAIYHPSLLLGDRREQRRAEALGIKAMPLINRALIGPLEKYRGIEAATVARAMVNEVCSLAAEPVAERVDQTREYHDIVSLAG
- a CDS encoding CoA-acylating methylmalonate-semialdehyde dehydrogenase, whose translation is MTNATILHYINGEISQGTSGQAQDVFNPATGQVTGQVALANRANVDAAVAAADAAFPAWADTPPIRRARVMFKFLELLNKHKDDLARAITAEHGKVFTDAQGEVARGIDIVEFACGIPQLLKGDYTEQVSTGIDNWTTRQPLGVVAGVTPFNFPVMVPMWMFPVAIAAGNTFVLKPSPLDPSASLMIADLLKQAGLPDGVFNVVQGDKEAVNALIEHPDVQALSFVGSTPIANLLYEKGARHGKRIQALGGAKNHMVVMPDADLDKAVDALIGAAYGSAGERCMAISVAVLVGDVADEIMPRLAERARALKVKNGEQLDAEMGPIVTGAAHQRITGYIDKGVAEGAELVVDGREFDASGTGEGCQQGFWMGGSLFDHVTPEMTIYREEIFGPVLVCVRVPDIATAIRLINEHEFGNGVSCFTESGNVAREFGRRIQVGMVGINVPIPVPMAWHGFGGWKRSMFGDTHAYGEEGVKFYTRQKSIMQRWSDSIDAGAEFVMPTAK
- a CDS encoding GMC family oxidoreductase, translated to MSDNKSAQGHQEFDYIVIGAGTAGCLLANRLSADPANRVLLIEAGGRDNYHWIHIPVGYLYCIDNPRTDWRFRTEPAPGLNGRSLIYPRGKTLGGCSSINGMLYIRGQARDYNQWASITGEDAWAWDNCLPDFMRHEDHYRLDEGGDADPDHHNYHGHGGEWRVEHQRLKWKVLEDFATACVEAGIPRTRDFNRGDNEGVDYFEVNQRAGWRWNTSKAFLRSAEKRLNLTLWHSTHVMRLETETSGAVPRCTGVRVERPGEGEVIARATREVILSAGAIGSPQLLQLSGIGPAGLLNEHGIKVVADLPGVGENLQDHLQIRSVYKVKGVTTLNTMANSLIGKARIGLEYLLTRSGPMSMAPSQLCLFTRSSEEYKHANIEYHVQPLSLDAFGQPLHDFPAITASVCNLNPTSRGTVRIRSKDPKQAPAIAPNYLSTPEDRKVAADSLRVTRRIAGQPTFMQYQPEEFKPGLQYQTDDELAKLAGDIGTTIFHPVGTTRMGRPEDGMAVVDPHLRVRGIAGLRVVDAGVMPTITSGNTNSPTLMIAEKAARWILAGD
- a CDS encoding LysE family translocator translates to MTLATWLTVVTICILGAMSPGPSLALVLKQTLTGGRRNGVVTALCHGVGVGIYAFLSILGLAAIITASPTAFSILQWGGALYLAWLGVRGLMARQQTNDDLPEPPTTRSAARDGFLIAFFNPKIAVFFLALFSQVVGTDTSLLGKFGYAATALVIDTSWYLIVAWLFSNPKWLALLRQKAVWFERIFGAILVGLAGRMVSGILNGK
- a CDS encoding tripartite tricarboxylate transporter permease — protein: METLGFLMDGFAVALTPYNLMYALFGAFVGTLIGCLPGLGPANGVAIMIPLAFTLGLPPETAMILLTSVYAGAMYGGRISSILLNIPGDEPAMMTCLDGYPMAQQGRAADALAISAVASFTGGLIGTIGLIMLAPILAKFALTFGPAEYFALFMLAFATLGGITGKNPMKTVIAATLGIMISTVGIDIATGTQRYTFGILELYEGIDFILAIVGLFAISELLFFVEARMGGGRKKMIVGKLTLSFRELVSTIPTQLRGGVLGFIAGVLPGAGASLGSFIAYTLEKQVVGRKGNFGKGDIRGVVAPEAGNNGASSGALVPMLTLGVPGSGTTAVLLAMLISLNVTPGPLMFTQNADIVWGVIAALLIGNVLLLVLNIPMVGIFVRLLSIPPMYLLPIVTMVAFVGVYSISHSTFDLYFMVAFGVAGYFLRKLDIPLVPIILGLLLGPEMEKNLGHALIISDGDWMVLWSSPLAIGFWLVAGLGLVLPALVGPILRRRMQAAMKEGPVSD